From the Candidatus Eremiobacterota bacterium genome, the window TCCGCCGGTCTCATAGAAAAGCTCGCGTCTTTGGACAAGGTATGCGAGGTCCTCCACCTCCCCCTGCAGTCAGGCGATGACAAGGTCCTGAGGCGTATGGGAAGAACCTATACAACCGCTATGTACAGAGACCTCGTGGCGAGCCTGCGCGGGGCCATTCCCGGCCTCAGCCTCACCACCGATATCATCGTGGGATTCCCCGGCGAGGAGGAGGGGCATTTCAGGAACACTCTTGCCTTTGTTGAGGAAATGGCCTTTGACAGCGCCTTTATGTTCGCCTATTCAGAAAGGGAGGGGACCGCTGCAGTGAAAATGAAGGATGCCGTTCCCCCGCCGGTGAGGATGGAAAGGCTCCATGAGCTTGTAGGGAAGCAGAATGATATCTCTCTCCTCAAAAACATGACCCATGAGGGAGCCCATGAGGAAGTGCTTGTGGAGAGCATCTCCAGGAAAAAAAAATCGGTCCTTACCGGGAGAACGAGGAGAAATAAGGTGGTAAATTTTGAAGGAACTCCCGATTTGATTGGCGAAATAGTGCAGGTTAAGCTCAAAAAAGCCTATACATGGGGATTCATGGGAGAAAAACTCTAAAAGGGGCGCACACCATGGCATCAACCCCTGATGATGCAGGCAAGCTCAGAGAATACAAAGAGCTCGAGTTGAGAAAAAAGGTATATCTCATCACCGAGGAGTACCTGAACATTCTCTCCACTCTTGATTCTGCTGCCATGCTCCCGGAGATTACCAGGATAATTGCCGAGACAATGGATGTGCCTTCCTGCTACCTTATGGTCTTCTACCCCGATGCCGGCCGCCTTGAGCTTGAGGCATACTCCGGCCTCGGCATGATGAGCTTTAAAACGCACAGCCTTCCCTACGGCGATGGCGTGGAAGGGTGGGTCGCCAAAGAGCGCGCGCCTCTTGTGATCACTGATATCGCCTCAGATCACCGGGTGGGCAGGCTCCTCAAGACTGACGGCAGCAAAGAGTCCCTGATGGCCATGCCCTTGATCCTCAGGGGCGACTTCCTCGGCGTCGTGAGCATCATCTCCGAGGAACCCGACAAGTTTGACGAGAGAATGATCCAGCTCTTCTCGATCGTATGCTCGAAAAGCGCCCAGAGCATCAAGAGAGCGCTCGAGTTCAAGGAAAAGGACCGGCAGACCAGGGAGTACGAGACCATTACGAAGATCATGGATTTCACCGCCGAGGTGAAGTCCAGGGACGAGTTCGTGCGCCACCTCGAAAGGGCAGTGGCCAAGATGCTGGCGGTGAGCGAATGCATAATAGAACTGAGGGATGCCCCCAGGAAAGAGAGGGAGCGCCTCTGTTCAATGCCTCATCTGGATAAGTGCACTGCCATAAAGACCATGGCGCCCGTGATCATCATGCCCCACAAGGTCTCCTGCAAGCACAAGAAGCTTGTCAAAATGCGCCCCTCTGTCTGTGTCCCCCTGCGGGTCCCCGAGGAAGTCCTGGGCACCATGTATCTTGAGATGCCCTCCGAGGAGTTCATGGGCCACAACCGTGAAGGGTTCTACCGCATCCTTGGTCTTCACATCTCCTCTGTTCTCCACAAGTACCTCAGCGCAGGCAGATATGAAAAGCGCCTTGAAGCGCTTGCCTCCCTTTACCGGGTATCAAATATCATGGACACGACGGCCCATATCCAGGATGCCCTTGACATGATAATCAAAACCGTGGCGCGCCTGCTTGAAGCGGAAAGAGTGCAGATCATGCTGCTCACGGAAGACGAATCGGAGATTTATGTGAGAGCCTCGTGGAGCCAGGACGGGAAGCCCTTCGGCGTCCCCCGCATGAAAGTGGGGGAAGGCGTGGCGGGATGGGTCATAAAGCATGGAAAGCCTTACAGTATAAGGGACACCAGCAACGACCCCGTTTTCATCCCCTCGCCCGACGGCCAGAAAGAGCTCAAATCGCTCCTCTGCGTTCCCCTCATGGTGAAAAACAAGAAGCTCGGCGTTATCAACGTAGGCACCAAGCACCGGGAAAGGGCTTTCTCTGACGATGACATCAAGACCCTTGTCATGATATCATCAAGGGCTGCGCTTGCCATAGAGAATGCCCAGCTCGCCGAGAAGATCAGGGACTATATCAGCCAGATGCGCGATAAGAACGATCTGCTCGAAAAGAACCGGGTCCAGCTTATGAAGAAAGGCGAGGAGCTTGAATCGGCCAATGTGAGCCTGAGTGAGTCCCTCGGGCAGCTCCAGCAGGCAAACAACCAGCTTTCCACGCTCTACGAGATCTCAAAGACCATTGCAAGCACCCTGGACTTGAACACCATTCTGGACGAAGCCCTCAGGAAGCTCATGAAGATCCTGAGCACCCCTCTGGGAGCCATCTACCTGTTCCTCTCAAACGAAGAGAAAGGCGTCTTTGAGCTCGCCGCGAGCAGGGGGATGAAGAAGGCCCAGGAGCGCTTTTTCGAGATCCGCATAGAGGATATCCCTCCCAAAGTCATGCGGAGCCTCCTCCAGAAGAAAAAGCCCCTCTTTCTCGAGGAGCAGGAGGAGCT encodes:
- a CDS encoding GAF domain-containing protein produces the protein MASTPDDAGKLREYKELELRKKVYLITEEYLNILSTLDSAAMLPEITRIIAETMDVPSCYLMVFYPDAGRLELEAYSGLGMMSFKTHSLPYGDGVEGWVAKERAPLVITDIASDHRVGRLLKTDGSKESLMAMPLILRGDFLGVVSIISEEPDKFDERMIQLFSIVCSKSAQSIKRALEFKEKDRQTREYETITKIMDFTAEVKSRDEFVRHLERAVAKMLAVSECIIELRDAPRKERERLCSMPHLDKCTAIKTMAPVIIMPHKVSCKHKKLVKMRPSVCVPLRVPEEVLGTMYLEMPSEEFMGHNREGFYRILGLHISSVLHKYLSAGRYEKRLEALASLYRVSNIMDTTAHIQDALDMIIKTVARLLEAERVQIMLLTEDESEIYVRASWSQDGKPFGVPRMKVGEGVAGWVIKHGKPYSIRDTSNDPVFIPSPDGQKELKSLLCVPLMVKNKKLGVINVGTKHRERAFSDDDIKTLVMISSRAALAIENAQLAEKIRDYISQMRDKNDLLEKNRVQLMKKGEELESANVSLSESLGQLQQANNQLSTLYEISKTIASTLDLNTILDEALRKLMKILSTPLGAIYLFLSNEEKGVFELAASRGMKKAQERFFEIRIEDIPPKVMRSLLQKKKPLFLEEQEELASLRDIGVDPRVKAMYIWPLVAKEKTMGVLTLTCGGGKLRDDELHMISALTHQISGAIENARLYQESTTRARELSSIHQIITSIISGDPVQEKLDRTVKLAAELMGQEFCCVIMVEGSTHLMLRAAHGLSHEFKMNWHSGALSGIFEKVLKGKKVFAYPTVPEEVSFLSRMQIESIIVAPLEMQEGIAGVIMLGNYRSYQYRAEEKKLLLFLADQMALGIQNITLYSNAILEKNKMQAILNSMGDGVITLNWKREITACNEAALTISGWSEEEMIGKSCPDLFHGKDHSGIDQCESNCPLIQMLRSEESMSRGIKNKGSIVTKNGEEKYIEATHSLLSVESDLTGEVIVFRDVTEEKMLQQMKSDFIASVAHDLRTPLAAIKGYAMTLIKHGGKFDKDTQKEFFMIINSEIDRLTRLLENLLNLTKMEVGKLITRSENFNVLILLKKVKDLYQMNTSKHAITIDGGQNMPYVRADIDQVEQILNNLVSNAIKYSPQGGHVALSLAVDDGFVRVCAEDEGIGIPEHELQNVFERYHRVDSSMTRRIAGTGLGLYITKILAEAQGGKVWVESTQGKGSRFFFTLPVA